Proteins from a single region of Desulfobacter postgatei 2ac9:
- a CDS encoding transposase → MARRARAVAPGFPHHITQKGNRRQQTFFKDQDFKAYLALMEEWCLNYKVDIWAYCLMPNHIHLIAVPETKDGLIQVIGEAHRRYTRMINFRVGWRGHL, encoded by the coding sequence ATGGCACGAAGGGCAAGGGCAGTGGCGCCGGGTTTTCCCCATCACATTACACAAAAGGGGAATAGAAGGCAGCAGACATTTTTCAAAGATCAGGACTTTAAAGCCTATCTGGCTTTGATGGAGGAATGGTGTTTGAACTATAAGGTTGATATATGGGCCTATTGCCTGATGCCCAATCATATTCACCTGATTGCAGTTCCTGAAACCAAGGATGGATTAATTCAGGTCATCGGGGAAGCACACAGACGATATACGAGAATGATCAATTTCAGGGTAGGTTGGCGTGGTCATTTATGA
- a CDS encoding GntR family transcriptional regulator, whose translation MLNPDSPIPLYHQICEQLQSRIREGVYPPGHMIPSETELAKSYGVGRPTVRQAMDILVQRGLIQRRRGSGTFVKEPSPQIDLFSLAGTSQAFSTKGVPTQKRVILPLNKQTVTGDVENPFHGKAAFAMSRLTVARDEPVLLEDIFLDPDLFAGIEHMALGDNSLSRVVSERFYLAPSDGTQQFQVEPLNEQRASILNLGTSYLFVNRN comes from the coding sequence ATGCTGAATCCTGACTCCCCCATACCCTTGTATCACCAGATTTGCGAACAGCTGCAATCCCGTATCCGGGAGGGCGTTTACCCGCCCGGGCATATGATTCCGTCTGAAACGGAACTTGCAAAATCATATGGGGTGGGCCGCCCCACCGTGCGTCAGGCCATGGATATTCTGGTGCAACGGGGACTGATCCAAAGAAGGCGGGGGTCCGGAACCTTTGTGAAGGAACCGTCGCCGCAAATTGATCTGTTCTCCCTTGCCGGGACCTCCCAGGCATTTTCAACCAAGGGGGTGCCTACGCAAAAAAGAGTGATTTTACCTTTGAATAAACAAACCGTTACAGGCGATGTGGAAAATCCGTTTCACGGCAAAGCCGCCTTTGCCATGTCCCGTTTGACCGTGGCCCGGGATGAACCTGTGCTGCTGGAGGATATTTTTCTGGACCCGGATCTGTTTGCGGGTATTGAGCATATGGCGCTTGGGGATAACTCCTTGTCCCGGGTGGTGTCCGAACGGTTTTATCTGGCACCTTCCGACGGCACCCAGCAATTCCAGGTGGAGCCCTTGAATGAACAACGGGCTTCTATTTTAAATCTGGGGACATCTTACTTATTTGTTAACAGGAATTAG
- a CDS encoding C1 family peptidase: MENTTTFQIKSVKVDGKNRVLNARKDTPDIRDRMYEPALIPLKPVIDKRGLVPKILDQGTEGACTGFGLAAVINLLNAEKDTKFRVSPRMLYEMAKMHDEWPGEDYAGSSCRGAIRGWKNMGVCSEEIWPYDQDSPGEISIERASNARSNALGAYYRLSSELNDYHAALNEVGAIYVSADVHSG; this comes from the coding sequence ATGGAAAATACCACGACATTCCAAATCAAATCAGTCAAAGTGGACGGAAAAAATCGCGTACTAAACGCGCGGAAGGACACGCCGGATATACGGGACAGAATGTATGAGCCTGCCCTCATTCCACTCAAGCCCGTCATTGACAAACGTGGCTTGGTGCCGAAGATTCTTGACCAGGGAACGGAAGGGGCTTGTACCGGGTTTGGCCTTGCAGCTGTGATCAACCTGCTGAACGCGGAAAAAGACACCAAGTTCCGGGTCAGCCCCAGAATGCTCTATGAAATGGCCAAGATGCATGACGAATGGCCAGGCGAGGACTACGCGGGTTCCAGTTGCCGGGGGGCCATACGCGGCTGGAAAAACATGGGTGTTTGCAGCGAAGAGATCTGGCCATATGATCAAGACAGCCCCGGTGAGATCTCCATAGAGCGGGCATCCAATGCCCGTTCCAATGCCCTCGGCGCCTATTATCGGCTGAGTTCGGAACTCAACGATTACCATGCGGCCCTGAACGAGGTCGGAGCGATCTATGTCTCGGCCGACGTGCATTCCGGCTGA